ACCTGCCGACCGGCCGACAGGTGCTCGACCGATTCCCCCATGCCGAGCGCATCGAGGTGGAGGGACACCAGGGCATCGCGGGGCTGCACGGCAACGAGGGCAACGCCGAACGCTGGATGGCGGTCAAGCGGCACGCCCTCGTCCTCGGTGTGCTGTCCTCGCCGAGGGTGCGGCCAAACGGGCGCTCGGCGGACTTCATCGCCCCGTCGCTGGCCAACGGGTGTGCGATGGCGTGCGCCTACTGCTACGTCCCGCGCCGCAAGGGCTACGCAAACCCGATCACCGTGTACTGCAACACCGAGCGGATCCTGGCCACCCTTCGCCGGCACGCCGACAAACAGGGTCCCAAGACCACACCCAACCAGTGCGACCCCGACCGCTGGGTCTACGACCTCGGGGAGAACAGCGACGCGTCGGTGGATGCGTTGCTGTCCGACGCCACACGGCAGGCCGTGGGGCTGCTGCGCGACCACCCCCACGCCAAGGCCAGCTTCGCGACCAAGTACGTCAACCGGGACCTGCTCACCTGGGACCCCGCGCAGCAGCGCATCCGGTTCTCGCTGATGCCCGCCGCCATGGCTGGCCTGCTGGACCTGCGAACCAGCCCGATCTCGCAGCGCATCGCGGCCATCAACGACTTCGTCGACGCCGGAT
The nucleotide sequence above comes from Euzebya pacifica. Encoded proteins:
- a CDS encoding spore photoproduct lyase family protein; translation: MGADPVDGTGADLHRLLDVRTIYLQPAVLDLPTGRQVLDRFPHAERIEVEGHQGIAGLHGNEGNAERWMAVKRHALVLGVLSSPRVRPNGRSADFIAPSLANGCAMACAYCYVPRRKGYANPITVYCNTERILATLRRHADKQGPKTTPNQCDPDRWVYDLGENSDASVDALLSDATRQAVGLLRDHPHAKASFATKYVNRDLLTWDPAQQRIRFSLMPAAMAGLLDLRTSPISQRIAAINDFVDAGWEVHLNFSPVVLHEGWQAEWAPLLEELADVLSPAARAQLAAEVIMLTHNADLHEVNMRWHPKAEDVLWRPDIQEVKRSQSGQVNVRYRTGWKGQWVQQFRDLVDQHLPGCRIRYAF